The following coding sequences are from one SAR116 cluster alpha proteobacterium HIMB100 window:
- a CDS encoding heat shock gene repressor HrcA (PFAM: HrcA protein C terminal domain~TIGRFAM: heat shock gene repressor HrcA), with protein sequence MTSLPVLEMTKRCQEIFNIIVNNYLETGTPVGSGVISSHPDIGLSSASVRAIMAELEGAGLLFSPHTSAGRLPTHAGLRLFVDGLMELQSALPVDSQASFDSLSVGDGLSVNQALDKASLALSGLSKCAALVMAPSEDLSVKHIEFVPVQDRKILVILVFSNGHVENRLIETPAGIPAHCLVEASNYMNGHYKGKPLTDIVRLADQDRNLHQAELDSLTNDLIARGLASWSDAESRDEASLILNGQTNLLEDVKVVDDLARFRLLFDKLEMRSHATQLMQSVLAADGLQIFIGAEHELFSETGCSVVLSPYRNADRKIIGAVGVIGPRHMNYARIIPMVDYTSQAIARFLS encoded by the coding sequence ATGACCTCACTTCCTGTTTTGGAAATGACCAAGCGGTGTCAGGAAATTTTCAATATAATTGTCAATAATTATCTGGAAACAGGGACTCCTGTGGGATCTGGCGTGATTTCATCTCATCCGGATATCGGGCTGTCTTCTGCGTCTGTGCGCGCCATCATGGCTGAACTGGAAGGCGCGGGGCTGTTATTTTCCCCACATACCTCTGCTGGCCGATTGCCAACACATGCAGGATTGCGCTTGTTTGTTGACGGGCTGATGGAATTGCAATCCGCTCTGCCGGTTGACAGTCAGGCGTCTTTCGACAGCCTGTCTGTTGGGGATGGCCTGTCTGTGAATCAGGCTTTGGACAAAGCCAGTCTGGCGTTATCCGGCCTGTCCAAATGTGCTGCCCTTGTGATGGCACCAAGTGAAGATTTATCTGTAAAACATATAGAATTTGTTCCCGTTCAGGACCGGAAAATTCTGGTAATTCTGGTGTTTTCAAACGGCCATGTTGAAAACCGGCTGATTGAAACGCCAGCAGGCATTCCTGCGCATTGTCTGGTTGAAGCGTCCAATTATATGAACGGACATTATAAAGGAAAACCTCTTACAGATATTGTCCGCTTAGCTGATCAGGACAGAAATCTTCATCAAGCAGAATTAGATAGCTTGACCAATGATTTGATTGCACGGGGATTGGCCAGCTGGTCTGATGCAGAAAGCCGGGATGAAGCGTCATTGATTCTCAATGGTCAGACAAATTTGCTTGAAGATGTCAAAGTTGTTGATGATCTGGCCCGGTTCAGGCTGTTATTTGACAAGCTGGAGATGCGCAGCCATGCCACTCAATTAATGCAGTCTGTGCTTGCCGCAGACGGGTTGCAGATTTTTATTGGTGCTGAACATGAGCTGTTCTCAGAGACGGGTTGTTCAGTTGTGTTGTCACCATATCGGAACGCAGATCGGAAGATCATTGGTGCCGTTGGTGTTATTGGACCCCGACATATGAATTATGCACGAATTATTCCGATGGTTGATTACACAAGCCAGGCTATTGCCCGATTTTTGAGCTAG
- a CDS encoding molecular chaperone GrpE (heat shock protein) (PFAM: GrpE), translating to MTSGDEAEQTKSEQLDEDVKAQTEPADDSVAPASDGQTDDTDQQEAAPESLEDETTTETADERDELKNQLLRVMADNENLRKRTEREVAAAKKYGPLSFARDLLASLDNLEKAITLIPEDKDGMDETVKNILIGVEMTGRELASAFERHGIQRINPEGEKFDYNLHQAMFEVPTDDVEPGMVIQVVQPGYSLHDRLLRPAMVGVSKPATDTATAPAS from the coding sequence ATGACCAGCGGTGATGAAGCTGAACAAACCAAGTCAGAACAGTTGGATGAGGATGTAAAGGCACAAACCGAACCTGCCGATGACAGCGTCGCGCCTGCTTCAGACGGTCAAACTGATGATACTGATCAGCAGGAAGCAGCCCCTGAATCGTTAGAAGATGAAACCACAACTGAGACGGCAGATGAACGCGATGAGTTAAAAAACCAACTTCTGCGTGTCATGGCCGATAATGAAAATCTGCGTAAACGCACTGAACGCGAAGTGGCCGCTGCGAAAAAATACGGCCCATTATCTTTTGCGCGCGATCTGCTGGCATCTCTGGATAATCTGGAAAAAGCCATCACTTTGATCCCTGAAGATAAGGACGGTATGGATGAAACTGTAAAGAATATCCTGATTGGTGTTGAAATGACCGGCCGGGAATTGGCATCCGCATTTGAACGCCACGGTATTCAACGGATAAACCCAGAAGGGGAAAAATTCGATTATAATTTGCATCAGGCAATGTTTGAAGTGCCAACTGATGATGTTGAGCCGGGAATGGTTATACAGGTGGTTCAGCCTGGCTACAGCCTGCATGACAGATTATTGCGCCCAGCGATGGTCGGCGTATCAAAACCAGCAACAGACACGGCCACAGCGCCAGCATCTTAA
- a CDS encoding chaperone protein DnaK (PFAM: Hsp70 protein~TIGRFAM: chaperone protein DnaK), with protein MGRVIGIDLGTTNSCVAVMDGKDTRVIENAEGARTTPSMIGFADDGERLVGQPAKRQAVTNPEKTIFAVKRLIGRRADDAAIKDFADLVPYKVKPAKNGDAWIEVDSEDYSPSQMSSFILRKLKEDAESFLGETVDQAVITVPAYFNDAQRQATKDAGKIAGLEVLRIINEPTAAALAYGLDRKESGIIAVFDLGGGTFDVSILEIGDGVFEVKSTNGDTFLGGEDFDQVVIDFLADEFKAEQGIDLRSDRMALQRLKEAAEKAKIELSSTTQTEVNLPFITADQTGPKHLNVKLSRSKLEQLVDGLVQRSLEPCKKALKDAGVSASEIDEVILVGGMTRMPKIVETVEKFFGKEPHRGVNPDEVVASGAAIQAGVLTGDVKDVLLLDVTPLSLGIETLGGVFTRLIDRNTTIPTKKSQVFSTADDNQSAVTISVYQGEREMAADNKMLGQFNLEGIPAAARGVPQIEVTFDIDANGIVKVSAKDKATGKEQAISIKASGGLDDTEIEQMVQDAETYAEQDKERRAKVEARNQAEALVHGAQKSIDDLGDKADPAMKADVEAAIAELKTALEGEDDQQISEKSEALSAVLMKLGEAAYQGEQDMSDAQPQDEATKQDNDDVVDAEFEEVDDDKDAKKA; from the coding sequence ATGGGAAGAGTTATAGGCATTGATCTGGGCACAACAAATTCATGCGTTGCGGTTATGGATGGCAAAGACACTCGTGTCATCGAAAACGCTGAAGGGGCCCGCACAACCCCGTCTATGATCGGTTTTGCGGATGATGGTGAACGTCTTGTTGGTCAGCCTGCCAAGCGCCAGGCCGTGACCAACCCCGAAAAGACCATTTTTGCGGTGAAACGCCTGATTGGCCGCCGGGCTGATGATGCTGCGATCAAGGATTTTGCCGATCTGGTACCATACAAGGTCAAGCCAGCAAAAAATGGGGATGCCTGGATCGAGGTGGATAGTGAAGATTATTCACCTTCACAAATGTCCAGCTTCATCCTGCGCAAGCTGAAAGAAGATGCTGAATCCTTTCTGGGTGAGACTGTCGACCAGGCTGTGATCACTGTACCGGCCTATTTCAATGACGCTCAGCGTCAGGCCACAAAAGATGCAGGTAAAATTGCCGGTCTTGAGGTTTTGCGGATCATTAATGAGCCGACAGCAGCAGCCCTTGCTTATGGTTTGGATCGCAAAGAATCAGGCATTATTGCTGTATTTGACCTGGGTGGCGGGACGTTTGATGTTTCAATTCTTGAAATCGGCGATGGCGTTTTCGAGGTGAAATCAACCAATGGCGATACATTCCTAGGTGGTGAAGATTTCGATCAGGTGGTCATTGATTTTCTGGCTGATGAGTTCAAGGCAGAACAGGGCATTGATCTGCGGTCTGACCGGATGGCATTGCAGCGGCTGAAAGAAGCAGCTGAAAAAGCCAAAATTGAGCTGTCAAGCACCACCCAGACTGAGGTGAATCTGCCGTTTATCACTGCTGATCAAACCGGACCGAAACATTTGAACGTGAAACTTAGCCGCTCAAAGCTGGAACAGCTTGTTGACGGTCTTGTTCAGCGCTCTTTGGAGCCATGCAAGAAAGCGCTGAAAGATGCTGGCGTATCTGCCAGCGAAATTGATGAGGTGATTTTGGTCGGTGGGATGACCCGGATGCCAAAAATTGTTGAGACAGTGGAAAAGTTCTTTGGCAAAGAGCCTCATCGGGGTGTGAATCCTGATGAAGTTGTGGCCAGCGGGGCCGCAATCCAGGCAGGCGTTCTGACAGGTGATGTCAAAGATGTGTTGTTGTTGGATGTCACACCATTATCTCTGGGCATTGAAACTCTGGGGGGTGTGTTTACGCGTCTGATTGACCGAAATACAACAATTCCTACAAAGAAAAGCCAGGTGTTTTCAACTGCTGATGATAATCAGTCAGCTGTCACCATCTCTGTCTATCAGGGTGAGCGTGAAATGGCTGCTGACAACAAGATGCTGGGCCAGTTCAATTTGGAAGGAATCCCTGCCGCCGCAAGAGGCGTGCCGCAGATTGAGGTGACCTTTGATATTGATGCTAACGGTATTGTTAAGGTGAGCGCAAAAGACAAGGCCACGGGCAAGGAACAGGCGATCAGCATTAAAGCGTCAGGCGGTCTTGACGATACTGAAATTGAACAGATGGTTCAAGATGCAGAAACCTATGCAGAACAGGATAAGGAACGCCGGGCAAAGGTTGAAGCGCGCAACCAGGCCGAAGCTCTGGTTCATGGCGCACAGAAATCCATCGATGATCTGGGTGACAAGGCTGACCCTGCCATGAAGGCGGATGTTGAGGCTGCAATTGCTGAACTGAAAACAGCTCTTGAAGGAGAGGATGATCAGCAAATCAGCGAGAAATCTGAAGCTCTGTCGGCTGTTCTGATGAAGCTGGGTGAAGCTGCGTATCAAGGTGAGCAAGATATGTCAGATGCGCAGCCTCAAGATGAGGCCACAAAACAAGATAATGATGATGTGGTCGACGCAGAGTTTGAAGAAGTTGATGATGATAAGGATGCCAAAAAGGCATAA
- a CDS encoding chaperone protein DnaJ (PFAM: DnaJ C terminal region; DnaJ central domain (4 repeats); DnaJ domain~TIGRFAM: chaperone protein DnaJ) — translation MAKRDFYEVLGVGRDADDKAIKSAYRKLAMANHPDRNPDDDAAAERFREASEAYEVLKDSQKRAAYDQLGHAAFEQSAGFGGGGSGAGFGGFGGGFSDIFEQMFSEFSGGRGGGAGQSRHGADLRYDLDIDLDEAFTGCTKDIVAEISASCEDCSGTGAAKGSQPTTCSGCGGRGKVRAQQGFFTVERTCPSCQGVGETISDPCRSCRGQGRVEKAENLSVNIPSGVDTGTRIRLSEKGEAGLRGAPAGDLYIFVNVKNHPIFEREGSHLFVHVPVPMATAALGGTIDVPTLAGRMARLQIEKGTQTGRKFRMRGKGMPALRGAGQGDQIVEIHVETPTNLTKKQAELLAEFQKAGDASPQTTSFLNRVKRLWS, via the coding sequence ATGGCGAAACGTGATTTCTATGAAGTTCTGGGCGTTGGTCGGGATGCAGATGACAAGGCCATTAAATCAGCTTATCGCAAGCTGGCGATGGCAAATCATCCAGATCGAAATCCTGATGATGACGCGGCGGCTGAGCGGTTTCGCGAAGCCAGCGAAGCCTATGAAGTTCTGAAAGACAGCCAGAAACGGGCCGCCTATGATCAGCTGGGTCATGCTGCGTTTGAACAATCAGCTGGATTTGGCGGTGGCGGTTCTGGCGCTGGTTTCGGTGGATTTGGCGGCGGCTTTTCGGATATTTTTGAACAGATGTTCTCAGAATTTTCCGGCGGGCGTGGCGGCGGTGCTGGTCAGTCACGACACGGTGCTGACCTGCGATATGACCTGGATATTGATCTTGATGAGGCGTTTACAGGCTGCACCAAGGATATTGTTGCCGAAATTTCAGCCTCTTGTGAGGATTGTTCAGGTACAGGCGCTGCCAAGGGCAGCCAGCCAACAACATGTTCTGGATGTGGCGGTCGGGGTAAGGTTCGCGCTCAGCAAGGGTTTTTCACGGTTGAGCGCACCTGCCCGTCTTGTCAGGGTGTAGGAGAAACCATTTCTGATCCCTGCCGCAGTTGCCGTGGACAGGGCCGGGTTGAAAAGGCTGAAAACCTGTCTGTCAATATTCCGTCTGGTGTTGATACCGGCACGCGGATTCGTCTGTCCGAAAAAGGGGAAGCGGGTTTACGCGGCGCACCGGCAGGAGATTTATATATTTTTGTGAATGTGAAAAACCACCCGATTTTTGAACGTGAAGGCAGTCATCTATTTGTGCATGTCCCTGTACCGATGGCAACAGCAGCGTTGGGGGGAACAATTGACGTGCCGACATTGGCCGGGCGAATGGCCAGGCTGCAAATAGAAAAAGGTACACAGACAGGGCGTAAATTTCGCATGCGCGGAAAAGGCATGCCGGCTTTGCGCGGCGCAGGCCAAGGTGATCAAATTGTTGAAATTCACGTTGAAACACCCACTAATCTGACAAAGAAACAGGCAGAATTGCTTGCTGAATTTCAAAAGGCGGGCGATGCCAGCCCACAAACCACCAGCTTTTTAAACCGGGTTAAAAGATTGTGGTCCTGA
- a CDS encoding dihydrodipicolinate reductase (PFAM: Dihydrodipicolinate reductase, N-terminus; Dihydrodipicolinate reductase, C-terminus~TIGRFAM: dihydrodipicolinate reductase): MPGKVTKIALPGAAGRMGQMIRSVAAEQDVFELVALSEHADNPMIGTEIDGVRLSADPVVLGLGKGGVIVDFTRPEATLEHLAIAQNTGTAMVIGTTGLTAEQEKTLSEAARDIPLVYCANTSVGVTLLAQVVRQVAQQLGQDWDIEIVETHHNQKVDAPSGTALALGRAAAEGRDVELEAVRDSGRDGMTGARKAGDIGFAVMRGGDIAGEHTVTFFGQQERIELTHRATSRLIFARGALRAAAFAAHQPAGLYTMDDVLG; the protein is encoded by the coding sequence ATGCCAGGCAAAGTGACCAAGATTGCACTTCCCGGGGCAGCGGGAAGAATGGGACAGATGATCAGGTCTGTGGCCGCAGAGCAGGATGTATTTGAACTGGTGGCGCTCAGCGAACATGCAGATAACCCGATGATTGGCACAGAGATAGACGGGGTTAGACTGAGTGCTGACCCTGTGGTTTTGGGTTTGGGCAAAGGCGGTGTGATTGTTGATTTTACCCGCCCTGAAGCAACACTTGAACATCTAGCTATTGCGCAGAACACGGGCACAGCGATGGTGATCGGGACGACCGGTCTTACTGCCGAGCAGGAAAAAACGCTGTCTGAAGCAGCGCGTGATATTCCGCTGGTTTACTGTGCCAACACATCTGTTGGTGTGACCTTGCTGGCACAAGTGGTCCGTCAGGTAGCCCAGCAACTTGGCCAGGATTGGGATATTGAAATCGTTGAAACCCATCATAATCAAAAAGTGGATGCACCATCAGGCACAGCACTTGCGCTTGGCCGGGCAGCAGCAGAAGGCCGCGATGTAGAGTTAGAGGCCGTTCGTGATAGTGGCCGAGACGGTATGACGGGAGCACGAAAAGCTGGTGATATCGGGTTTGCCGTGATGCGGGGTGGCGACATTGCTGGCGAACATACGGTCACATTTTTTGGCCAGCAGGAACGTATTGAACTCACCCATCGGGCGACCAGCCGCCTGATATTCGCGCGCGGTGCTTTGCGGGCTGCAGCATTCGCAGCTCACCAGCCTGCCGGGTTATATACGATGGATGATGTGCTTGGCTGA
- a CDS encoding integral membrane protein (PFAM: Integral membrane protein (DUF2244)), translating to MSAPQPPQHRWYHNKTEAGAEAIVITLWPYRSLSLRGFQILIAVLASLMTVIGFGFYLLGAWPVIGFLGLEILVVWYAFKWNYRSGQLVETVAITPQQVDVTRTDWRGRETTVRLSGAWIKAELDVKEKRRERLYLRQHAHKLEIGAFMPPSEKLSLANALNAAFSRLRYEANNA from the coding sequence ATGTCTGCACCACAACCACCACAACACAGATGGTATCACAATAAAACTGAGGCCGGGGCCGAAGCGATTGTGATTACGTTATGGCCTTATCGATCTTTGTCTCTTCGCGGGTTTCAAATTTTAATTGCGGTTCTGGCCAGTCTGATGACTGTGATTGGTTTTGGGTTTTATTTACTTGGGGCCTGGCCGGTAATTGGCTTTTTGGGTCTAGAAATTCTGGTTGTCTGGTACGCATTTAAGTGGAATTACAGATCAGGACAATTGGTTGAAACAGTTGCAATAACCCCGCAACAGGTAGATGTGACGCGAACTGACTGGCGGGGTCGCGAAACAACAGTTCGGTTAAGCGGTGCCTGGATTAAGGCAGAGCTTGACGTAAAGGAAAAAAGACGTGAGCGGCTCTACTTACGCCAACATGCGCATAAATTAGAAATTGGGGCCTTTATGCCGCCATCTGAAAAATTGTCTCTGGCAAACGCACTGAACGCCGCCTTTTCGCGTTTGCGCTATGAAGCGAACAACGCCTGA
- a CDS encoding endonuclease III (PFAM: HhH-GPD superfamily base excision DNA repair protein; Helix-hairpin-helix motif~TIGRFAM: endonuclease III) translates to MPRKMRLSDIDEVFGLLSQSNPDPQTELTFSNPYTLLVAVVLSAQATDVGVNKATKDLFAAADTPEAMVGLGLDAVRDYIKTIGLFNTKAKNVMKLSQILIDQHGGQVPKDRDALEALPGVGRKTANVVLNEAFGEPTIAVDTHIFRVGNRTGLALGKTPDAVEKELLRRVPEAYKKGAHHWLILHGRYVCKARKPECADCQIRPFCLFTKKTG, encoded by the coding sequence ATGCCACGTAAAATGCGTCTATCAGATATTGATGAGGTTTTTGGCCTGCTAAGCCAGTCAAACCCAGATCCACAAACCGAACTGACTTTTAGCAACCCCTATACTTTGCTGGTTGCTGTGGTGCTGTCTGCACAGGCGACAGATGTGGGTGTGAATAAAGCCACAAAGGATCTGTTTGCGGCTGCTGACACTCCAGAAGCCATGGTTGGTCTGGGGCTGGACGCTGTCAGGGACTATATCAAGACTATTGGTTTGTTTAACACAAAGGCCAAGAATGTGATGAAATTATCACAAATTCTGATCGATCAGCATGGCGGCCAGGTTCCTAAAGACAGAGACGCATTGGAAGCCTTACCGGGTGTGGGTCGCAAAACGGCAAATGTGGTTCTGAACGAGGCCTTTGGTGAGCCGACCATTGCGGTAGATACGCATATTTTCAGAGTTGGCAACAGAACTGGTTTGGCACTAGGAAAAACCCCAGACGCAGTTGAAAAGGAACTGCTGCGACGGGTTCCAGAAGCTTATAAAAAGGGCGCGCATCATTGGCTGATTTTGCATGGGCGATATGTATGTAAAGCCCGTAAGCCTGAATGTGCAGACTGTCAGATCAGACCATTTTGTTTATTCACGAAGAAAACAGGCTGA
- a CDS encoding phosphate regulon transcriptional regulatory protein PhoB (PFAM: Response regulator receiver domain; Transcriptional regulatory protein, C terminal~TIGRFAM: phosphate regulon transcriptional regulatory protein PhoB) codes for MSLPTAVHQKTVLIIEDEEDIQILLDYNLREEGYSILQATDGEEGLLQAIEYRPDLILLDWMLPLLSGMEVLRQLRAHPDTRDIPVIMLTAKGEETDRLRGLDGGADDYITKPFSPAELLARARALLRRTTGGHVTVLSYQDIEMDMEKKRVTRDQKPVHLGPTEFRLLEHFLRNQGRVYSRSQLLDQVWGDDVYVELRTVDVHIRRLRRALNIDDKPDLIRTVRSMGYALEAKTSS; via the coding sequence ATGAGCCTCCCGACAGCTGTTCATCAAAAAACAGTCCTTATCATTGAGGATGAAGAAGATATTCAAATCCTGCTGGATTATAATCTGCGGGAAGAGGGATACAGCATATTACAAGCTACAGATGGTGAAGAAGGCTTGTTGCAGGCTATTGAATATCGCCCCGATTTGATTCTTCTTGATTGGATGTTACCGCTATTATCGGGGATGGAGGTTCTGCGCCAGCTTCGTGCCCACCCAGATACCAGAGATATTCCGGTAATTATGCTGACAGCTAAAGGTGAAGAAACTGACCGGCTGCGCGGATTGGATGGTGGCGCAGATGATTACATAACAAAGCCATTTAGCCCGGCTGAACTGCTGGCGCGGGCCAGAGCCCTGCTGCGGCGTACAACCGGTGGTCATGTCACCGTTCTGAGCTATCAAGACATCGAAATGGACATGGAGAAAAAGCGGGTAACGCGGGACCAGAAACCTGTTCATCTTGGGCCAACCGAATTTCGCTTGCTGGAACATTTTCTGCGCAATCAGGGGCGTGTTTATTCACGAAGCCAATTGCTGGACCAGGTGTGGGGAGATGATGTTTATGTTGAGCTGAGAACCGTTGATGTTCATATTCGCCGGCTGCGCCGAGCGTTAAATATTGATGACAAGCCAGATCTTATCCGCACAGTGCGCTCTATGGGGTATGCGCTGGAAGCCAAGACGTCATCATAA
- a CDS encoding histidine kinase (PFAM: Histidine kinase-, DNA gyrase B-, and HSP90-like ATPase; His Kinase A (phosphoacceptor) domain), with protein sequence MTQTRAEQFAVLSRLLRISSGFLLALFILLLWGRIALIDVILISTAGVCVCWFLLSNDQQIIRALRHYFQHKASSKNPAEVTPTSSLMFGQTNSTSEISDLLWLMSSAEKQASSAYHQLKVNHEYLFDVLHQLPLPLILLDNRGHVQEFNERAKLLFGHLHPNKPIAFVIRNNGLIETINQVIQSGTGLTETKLTLARPDKQHFSVIISSFLVEEKSRTAIMFVDQTTTLEAERMRAEFVANVSHELRTPLTSIMGFVETLQGQAGDDPATREKFLKILQQQSQRMLRLVSDQLSLAKIERSDFVPKTAKASLKQAVERVRTALDHQIKTTNVTVTIDMPETSVMVTGILDELIQMIQNLTENAIRYGRQNGQVELIITENVTHDALPGENLTSICVADDGDGIAPSHLPRLTERFYRVDKGRSREMGGTGLGLAIVKHIVSRHRGHLDITSALGKGSQFTIYLPSAPQPADKKKLARKLS encoded by the coding sequence ATGACGCAAACCAGAGCAGAACAATTTGCTGTCCTCTCTCGGCTGTTGCGGATAAGTTCTGGTTTTTTGCTGGCGCTGTTTATCTTGCTGCTATGGGGACGCATCGCGCTGATCGATGTTATTTTGATCAGCACCGCTGGTGTGTGTGTCTGTTGGTTTCTGTTGTCAAATGATCAGCAGATTATCCGTGCCTTGCGTCATTATTTCCAACATAAAGCCAGCAGTAAAAATCCAGCTGAGGTTACACCAACATCAAGCCTGATGTTCGGTCAGACAAATTCAACATCTGAAATATCAGACCTGCTGTGGCTGATGTCCAGCGCCGAAAAACAAGCCAGTTCAGCCTATCATCAGCTGAAAGTAAATCATGAATATCTGTTTGATGTTCTACATCAGCTGCCGCTTCCCTTAATCCTTCTGGATAATCGCGGACATGTGCAGGAATTCAACGAACGGGCCAAACTTTTATTTGGTCACCTGCACCCAAACAAGCCCATTGCCTTTGTCATCCGCAATAATGGTCTGATTGAGACCATTAATCAGGTTATTCAGAGCGGGACAGGTCTGACAGAAACAAAACTGACTCTTGCCCGGCCAGATAAGCAGCATTTTTCAGTGATTATATCCAGCTTTCTGGTTGAAGAAAAAAGTCGCACAGCAATTATGTTTGTTGATCAGACGACTACCCTTGAGGCCGAAAGAATGCGGGCTGAATTTGTAGCCAATGTCAGCCACGAGCTGCGCACACCATTAACCTCTATCATGGGGTTTGTTGAGACCCTTCAAGGCCAGGCCGGAGACGATCCGGCCACGCGTGAGAAATTTTTGAAGATTCTGCAGCAACAGTCTCAGCGTATGCTGCGGCTTGTGTCTGACCAGTTGTCCCTTGCAAAAATTGAACGCAGCGATTTTGTTCCCAAGACAGCAAAGGCCAGCCTGAAACAGGCAGTTGAGCGCGTGCGCACTGCCCTGGACCACCAGATTAAAACAACAAATGTGACAGTCACTATCGATATGCCGGAAACATCGGTCATGGTGACAGGCATATTAGATGAATTGATTCAGATGATTCAGAATCTGACCGAAAACGCGATCCGCTATGGCCGTCAGAACGGGCAGGTCGAGCTGATCATCACAGAGAATGTCACTCATGACGCCCTGCCCGGAGAAAACCTGACCAGCATCTGTGTTGCTGACGACGGAGATGGGATTGCCCCCAGCCATCTGCCGCGGTTAACAGAACGATTTTACCGCGTGGATAAAGGTCGCTCTCGCGAAATGGGCGGAACTGGTCTTGGTCTGGCGATTGTCAAACATATCGTCAGCCGACATCGTGGCCATTTAGATATTACGTCTGCGTTGGGCAAAGGGTCACAGTTCACAATTTACCTGCCATCTGCGCCTCAGCCTGCTGATAAAAAGAAGTTAGCAAGAAAGCTGTCATAA